A window of Phragmites australis chromosome 15, lpPhrAust1.1, whole genome shotgun sequence genomic DNA:
GCTAGTTTTATATGAAAACCAGCTAACAGGTCCCATACCTCCTAGCTTGGGGGACCTTACTAGGCTAAACTACCTTGACCTCTCGCAAAACCAGCTTGCTGGCTCCATCCCAAGTGAGATAGGCAATTTGGTGGATATCAAAATTCTGCGGTTATCTGTAAATATGATTTCAGGTTCAATCCCTGCAACTTTCGCGAACCTGACGGTCATGAGAAAGCTATCGCTCTTCGATAATATGTTGTCAGGTCCTCTGCCCCGAGAATTCGCAAATCTAACACGCTTAGTTGAGCTTACTCTAGTTAACAACTCTCTCTCGGGGGAATTGCCCTCTGATGTCTGCAAAGGAGGGAATCTCAAAGTACTCAATGTTGGTGTCAACATGTTCACTGGCCCTATTCCTAGAAGCCTGAAAACATGCCGTAGCTTGAAGAGTTTTGGCCTGGCTTCCAACCAGATAACAGGAGATATATCGAGTTTTGGACCTTACCCACAGCTTCTTGGTGTAAACTTAATGGGAAACAACCTTCGAGGCCATTTGTCAAGAACTTGGGCTTCAAGCATCAATTTAACCAAAATGGTTATGTCAAAAAATATGATAACCGGAAGATTGCCACCTGAATTATCAAACCTCACAAAATTGGAGGTACTTGGACTCAGCACCAACAACCTAACTGGCAAAATACCACCAGAATTGAGCAATCTAGCCAATCTGTATGATCTCGATATATCGCAAAACCAATTGTCAGGACATATACCGCCTGAATTAGGTCGCATGAGAAATTTGCAGTACCTCGATATATCTATCAATAACTTGAGTGGGTTGATTCCACAAGAGCTTGGGAGTTGCACGAAGCTACTATCCTTGAAGATTAACCACAATAGCTTGAGTGGAGATTTGCCAATGACCATTGGTAAtctagagaggttgcagatTGTGTTGGATGTCAGTAGCAACAAACTCACAGGCGGCCTACCTGCGCAGCTCGGGAACTTGGCGATATTGGAGTTCTTCAACCTCTCTCACAATCAATTCAATGGGAGCATTCCAACCTCCTTTGCTAGCATGGTTAGTTTGTCAACACTTGATGTGTCATACAACAACTTGGAAGGGCCTATTCCAACGGGACGACTACTCCAGAATGCCTCAATAGGATGGTTCCTCCATAATAAAGGTCTTTGCGGTAATCTCTCAGGCCTACCAATATGCCCGTCAACTCCAACGACGAACCATTACAAAGGAAAAAACAGCTTGGTGCTCGCTATTTCCATTCCTGTGGGCAtagttattattattattgcaaCTTCTGTTGTAATTATGATTattcacaaaaagaaaagacCCCAAAAGACAACAGCCACAGATAGAAAAGATGTGCTTTCAGTGTGGAATTTCGACGGGAAACTAGCGTTTGAGGATATCACTAGGGCAACAGAAAATTTTAGTGATAGATACATCATTGGGTCAGGGGGGTATGGCACTGTCTATAAAGCTCAGCTTCAAGGGGGGAGATTGGTTGCAGTCAAAAAGCTTCATCCAACTGAAGAAGATATGAATGATGAAAAGAGATTCCTTAGTGAAATCGAAGTATTAATGAAGATCCGGCACCGAAGCATCGTTAAGCTGTACGGATTTTGCTCCCATCCAATGTATAAATTTCTAGTATACGACTACATTGATAGAGGAAACCTTCATGCAACCTTGGAAAATGAGGAGCTAGCAAAGGATCTAGACT
This region includes:
- the LOC133892214 gene encoding MDIS1-interacting receptor like kinase 2-like produces the protein MATLHAKVEPILVLALFLVLFQPCLHFLHADAAGRHGHGGMSLRAQQAALLHWKSTLGSSPALDSWQRQTSPCNWTGVACDAVRRGHRTPLAVTSISLPNAGIHGRLGELNFSALPFLSNIDLGYNSLQGEIPPAIASLHELSYLDLGRNWLHGQIPSEMGNMGHLIALGLAFNNLTGCIPASLGNLTMLAVLILHQNMLTGPIPEELAKLTALEALDLGSSLLSGQIPDSLGNLTKLSILFLYSNQLSGPIPPSLVNLRNLQELELDDNHLSGGIPIFLANLTELSKLVLYENQLTGPIPPSLGDLTRLNYLDLSQNQLAGSIPSEIGNLVDIKILRLSVNMISGSIPATFANLTVMRKLSLFDNMLSGPLPREFANLTRLVELTLVNNSLSGELPSDVCKGGNLKVLNVGVNMFTGPIPRSLKTCRSLKSFGLASNQITGDISRHIPPELGRMRNLQYLDISINNLSGLIPQELGSCTKLLSLKINHNSLSGDLPMTIGNLERLQIVLDVSSNKLTGGLPAQLGNLAILEFFNLSHNQFNGSIPTSFASMVSLSTLDVSYNNLEGPIPTGRLLQNASIGWFLHNKGLCGNLSGLPICPSTPTTNHYKGKNSLVLAISIPVGIVIIIIATSVVIMIIHKKKRPQKTTATDRKDVLSVWNFDGKLAFEDITRATENFSDRYIIGSGGYGTVYKAQLQGGRLVAVKKLHPTEEDMNDEKRFLSEIEVLMKIRHRSIVKLYGFCSHPMYKFLVYDYIDRGNLHATLENEELAKDLDWQKRATITRDVAQAMYYLHNECNPPIIHRDITSNNILLDTDFKAYISDFGTARVIKPDSSNWSELAGTYGYIAPELSYTSVITTKCDVYSFGVVVLEIVMGRYPRELQSFASLGENHELAIEDMLDQRPSSPTMVEKKEISQLVEVALACLQTSPQSRPEMQDVYQKLIRRRPSNSIATPFHAYALEEITDKEV